In Actinomycetota bacterium, the following proteins share a genomic window:
- a CDS encoding AAA family ATPase has protein sequence MLAELRIRDLGVIDDARLEVSAGLNVLTGETGAGKTMVVDALALLLGGRADPGAVRAGRPAALVEGRLRTGGDGEVAAALATAGVEDEDGEVVVARQVLAEGRSRAQLQGRMATVAAIADVVRPLVEVHGQHEFQDLLRPGVQRDLLDRFAGEPALGPRAAFAAGWRRLRAVTRELDDLATRAREREREIDLLRHQLDEIEAAQVRVGESAELAAEAERLANAEALQQAAALAHQLLEGDEDAGAATALGAAARAVHGPGGHDPALGELGGRAQALAAEVADLASSLRAYAEAVLVDPGRLEEVNTRMALLRDLERKYG, from the coding sequence ATGTTAGCCGAGCTTCGCATCCGCGACCTCGGGGTCATCGATGATGCCCGCCTCGAGGTCTCGGCCGGCCTCAACGTGCTCACCGGCGAGACCGGCGCCGGCAAGACCATGGTCGTCGACGCCCTCGCCCTGCTGCTCGGGGGGCGGGCCGACCCTGGCGCGGTCCGGGCCGGGCGGCCCGCCGCGCTGGTCGAAGGCCGCCTGCGCACCGGCGGCGACGGCGAGGTCGCCGCCGCCCTGGCCACCGCCGGGGTGGAGGACGAGGACGGCGAGGTCGTGGTCGCCCGCCAGGTGCTGGCCGAGGGCCGCAGCCGGGCCCAGCTCCAGGGCCGCATGGCCACCGTTGCCGCGATCGCCGACGTTGTCCGTCCGTTGGTGGAGGTCCACGGCCAGCACGAGTTCCAGGACCTGCTCCGCCCCGGCGTCCAGCGCGACCTGCTCGACCGCTTCGCCGGCGAGCCCGCGCTGGGCCCTCGGGCCGCCTTCGCCGCCGGCTGGCGGCGGCTGCGCGCCGTCACCCGCGAGCTGGACGACCTGGCCACCAGGGCCCGCGAGCGCGAACGCGAGATCGACCTGCTCCGCCATCAGCTGGACGAGATCGAGGCCGCCCAGGTCCGGGTGGGGGAGTCGGCCGAGCTGGCCGCCGAGGCCGAGCGCCTGGCCAACGCCGAGGCTCTCCAGCAGGCGGCCGCCCTGGCCCACCAGCTCCTGGAGGGCGACGAGGACGCCGGCGCGGCCACCGCCCTCGGCGCCGCCGCCCGGGCCGTGCACGGCCCCGGCGGCCACGACCCCGCCCTCGGCGAGCTGGGCGGCCGGGCCCAGGCCCTGGCCGCCGAGGTCGCCGACCTCGCCTCCAGCCTGCGCGCCTACGCCGAGGCGGTGCTGGTCGACCCGGGCCGCCTCGAGGAGGTCAACACCCGCATGGCCCTGCTGCGCGACCTGGAGCGCAAGTACGG
- a CDS encoding SCP2 sterol-binding domain-containing protein — MATKAEVERQLVVLMARLDGNEANVRSAIPSRKVLRCHVPDLGADWYSVVDQGHVSQPSETPPNGRADITLRVGSDDLVDLVEGRISFLSAFTSGKVKVDASIVDLLRLRSLL; from the coding sequence GTGGCGACCAAGGCCGAGGTCGAGCGGCAGCTCGTGGTGCTGATGGCCCGGCTCGACGGCAACGAGGCCAATGTGCGCTCGGCCATCCCGAGCCGCAAGGTCCTGCGCTGCCACGTCCCCGACCTGGGCGCCGACTGGTACTCGGTGGTCGACCAGGGCCACGTCTCCCAGCCCAGCGAGACCCCGCCCAACGGCCGCGCCGACATCACCCTCCGGGTCGGCTCCGACGACCTTGTCGACCTGGTGGAGGGGCGGATCTCGTTCCTGTCCGCGTTCACCTCGGGCAAGGTCAAGGTCGACGCCAGCATCGTCGACCTGCTGCGGCTGCGCAGCCTTCTCTAG
- a CDS encoding rhomboid family intramembrane serine protease, which yields MLGLIPIHDDNPTRQPAIVNWTLIAVNVVVFFLSPISPLDVGGDANTPEGFCRQLAFFREWAAIPVELLENDPLDSTTGVAECNRFVPAEPDYQKVPALSVLSAMFLHGGLLHLAGNMLFLFVFGNNVEDRLGHLRYLLFYLACGYVATYGFALSDPSSTDTLVGASGAIAGVLGAYLLLFPSARVTSLVPFLFFIPVWLPAWIVLGSWFVLQWLYFQGAATAEGAGVAYLAHVVGFAAGVVLILLLGGLRARRPPPPPPAPPDWYYGRRY from the coding sequence ATGCTCGGGCTCATCCCGATCCACGACGACAACCCGACCCGGCAGCCGGCGATCGTCAACTGGACGCTCATCGCCGTCAACGTGGTGGTGTTCTTCCTCTCGCCCATCTCGCCGCTCGACGTCGGCGGCGACGCCAACACCCCGGAGGGGTTCTGCCGCCAGCTCGCCTTCTTCCGGGAGTGGGCGGCCATCCCGGTGGAGCTGCTGGAGAACGACCCGCTCGACAGCACCACCGGCGTGGCCGAGTGCAACCGGTTCGTGCCCGCGGAGCCGGACTACCAGAAGGTCCCAGCCCTGTCGGTGCTCTCGGCCATGTTCCTGCACGGGGGGCTGCTGCACCTGGCCGGCAACATGCTGTTCCTGTTCGTGTTCGGCAACAACGTCGAGGACCGGCTCGGCCACCTCCGCTACCTGCTCTTCTACCTGGCCTGCGGGTACGTGGCCACCTACGGGTTCGCCCTCTCCGACCCGTCCAGCACCGACACCCTGGTCGGGGCGTCGGGCGCCATCGCCGGGGTGCTCGGCGCCTACCTGCTGCTGTTCCCCAGCGCCCGGGTGACCAGCCTGGTGCCGTTCCTGTTCTTCATCCCGGTGTGGCTGCCGGCCTGGATCGTGCTCGGTTCCTGGTTCGTGCTCCAGTGGCTCTACTTCCAGGGCGCCGCCACCGCCGAGGGCGCCGGCGTGGCCTACCTGGCCCACGTCGTCGGGTTCGCCGCCGGGGTGGTCCTGATCCTCCTCCTCGGCGGCCTCCGCGCCCGCCGCCCCCCGCCACCACCGCCGGCCCCGCCCGACTGGTACTACGGCAGACGCTACTAG
- a CDS encoding TlyA family RNA methyltransferase, which produces MPTRVRLDRELVRRGLAPSREAAGAAIRAGRVLVGGAVAAKPSTLVSTGDPVALAGPARRWASRGGDKLAPALERLGVAVAGRRCLDAGASTGGFTDVLLEAGAAEVVAVDVGYGQLELRLRQDPRVRVLDRTNVRALDAEMVGGPVDLTVADLSFISLRLVLPVLAAVTRDGGDLVLLVKPQFEAGREAVGRGGVVRDPAARAAAVRAVAGAGASLGLGVAGLCPSPLPGPAGNLELFLHLRAGAPPLDEPALEAALAEGAALPGAAG; this is translated from the coding sequence GTGCCGACCCGGGTGCGGCTGGACCGCGAGCTGGTCCGGCGCGGCCTGGCCCCCAGCAGGGAGGCGGCCGGCGCCGCCATCCGGGCTGGCCGGGTCCTGGTCGGCGGGGCGGTCGCGGCCAAGCCGTCGACGCTCGTCTCCACCGGCGACCCGGTCGCCCTGGCCGGGCCGGCCCGGCGCTGGGCGAGCCGCGGCGGCGACAAGCTCGCCCCGGCTCTCGAGCGGCTCGGGGTGGCGGTGGCCGGGCGCCGCTGCCTGGACGCGGGCGCGTCCACCGGCGGCTTCACCGACGTGCTCCTGGAGGCGGGGGCGGCCGAGGTGGTGGCCGTCGACGTCGGCTACGGCCAGCTGGAGCTGCGCCTGCGCCAGGACCCGCGGGTCAGGGTGCTGGACCGGACCAACGTGCGGGCCCTGGACGCCGAGATGGTCGGCGGCCCGGTCGACCTGACCGTGGCCGACCTGTCGTTCATCTCCCTGCGCCTGGTCCTGCCCGTGCTGGCCGCCGTCACCCGCGACGGCGGCGACCTGGTGCTGCTGGTCAAGCCCCAGTTCGAGGCCGGCCGGGAGGCGGTGGGCCGCGGCGGCGTGGTCCGCGACCCGGCCGCCCGGGCCGCCGCCGTCCGCGCGGTTGCCGGCGCCGGCGCCTCCCTCGGGCTCGGGGTGGCCGGGCTCTGCCCGTCGCCGCTCCCCGGCCCGGCCGGCAACCTGGAGCTGTTCCTCCACCTCCGCGCCGGCGCGCCCCCCCTTGACGAGCCCGCCCTCGAGGCCGCCCTGGCCGAGGGCGCCGCCCTCCCCGGAGCCGCGGGGTGA
- a CDS encoding NAD(+)/NADH kinase — protein sequence MSRLRRVGVVVHPGRPPAVELGKLLAGWADEHGIELRTLASERGCVGEDVPCVEEPEFAPGLDLVVALGGDGTLLRALGLVLVEQVPALGVNAGRLGFLVEVEPGGLGDALDAVWAGRYRVERRTTLVARVLVDGREIAEDLAVNDVVLEKAARERLAAVAVRLGDGGPFARYAADGVMVASPTGSTAYSFSAGGPIVSPRLDALLLTPIAPHMVFNRSLVLHPDEAVQLEVLPDNPVIESVDGRAARELPPGAVVEVRRSRFDALLVRIGRADFYRLVRSKFRLADPAATDAKHAGP from the coding sequence GTGAGCCGCCTGCGGCGGGTCGGGGTGGTGGTCCACCCAGGGCGGCCGCCCGCCGTCGAGCTGGGCAAGCTGCTGGCCGGGTGGGCCGACGAGCATGGGATCGAGCTGCGCACCCTGGCCTCCGAGCGGGGCTGTGTCGGCGAGGACGTGCCCTGTGTCGAGGAGCCGGAGTTCGCCCCCGGGCTCGACCTGGTGGTCGCGCTCGGCGGCGACGGGACCCTGCTGCGGGCCCTCGGCCTGGTCCTGGTCGAGCAGGTGCCGGCGCTGGGGGTGAACGCCGGCCGGCTCGGGTTCCTGGTCGAGGTGGAGCCGGGCGGCCTCGGCGACGCCCTCGACGCCGTCTGGGCCGGCCGCTACCGGGTCGAGCGGCGCACCACCCTGGTGGCCAGGGTGCTCGTCGACGGCCGGGAGATCGCCGAGGACCTGGCCGTCAACGACGTCGTGCTCGAGAAGGCGGCCCGGGAGCGGCTGGCCGCGGTCGCGGTCCGCCTCGGCGACGGCGGGCCGTTCGCCCGCTACGCCGCCGACGGGGTCATGGTCGCCTCCCCGACCGGCTCGACCGCCTACAGCTTCTCGGCCGGCGGGCCGATCGTCTCCCCCCGGCTGGACGCGCTGCTGCTCACCCCGATCGCGCCCCACATGGTCTTCAACCGCTCACTGGTCCTGCACCCCGACGAGGCGGTGCAGCTCGAGGTGCTGCCCGACAACCCGGTGATCGAGAGCGTCGACGGCCGGGCCGCCCGCGAGCTGCCCCCGGGCGCGGTCGTGGAGGTCCGCCGCAGCCGCTTCGACGCCCTGCTCGTCCGGATCGGGCGGGCCGACTTCTACCGCCTGGTCCGCTCCAAGTTCCGCCTGGCCGACCCCGCCGCCACCGACGCCAAGCACGCCGGGCCCTGA